A single genomic interval of Helianthus annuus cultivar XRQ/B chromosome 6, HanXRQr2.0-SUNRISE, whole genome shotgun sequence harbors:
- the LOC110864290 gene encoding peroxisome biogenesis protein 19-2, whose translation MAQTTNHSDDLDQLLDSALDDFQTLNLASSAQRDDGVKKAEGSCLPKGLGLGLPVLRSKKEGKQKESHVSETLNKLREQTRETVKGLESIAGGGDDDAMLEDWVKQFEELTSSQELESMMETMMQQLLSKQVLHEPMKEIEEKYPKWLQDNESKLNKIEYDRYFRQHQLIKELNMVYETEPGNFGKIAELMQKMQECGQPPNDIVKELAPDFDTSTFNQLSPEMLDSQGNCCIM comes from the exons ATGGCTCAGACCACCAACCATTCAGACGATTTAGACCAACTTCTTGACA GTGCTTTGGATGATTTCCAAACTCTTAATCTTGCCTCCTCTGCTCAAAG AGATGATGGAGTTAAGAAAGCAGAGGGATCTTGTTTACCTAAAGGGTTAGGATTGGGATTACCTGTTTTGAGAAGTAAGAAGGAAGGAAAGCAAAAGGAGTCGCATGTTTCCGAGACCCTGAATAAGCTAAGGGAGCAAACTAGGGAGACTGTTAAGGGGTTGGAGTCTATAgcaggtggtggtgatgatgatgcaATGTTGGAGGATTGGGTCAAACAGTTCGAGGAACTTACAAGCTCTCAG GAACTGGAGTCTATGATGGAGACGATGATGCAACAGCTTCTGTCAAAACAAGTTCTTCATGAACCCATGAAGGAAATTGAAGAAAAATATCCGAAATGGTTACAAGACAATGAATCTAAACTAAATAAAATAGAATACGACCGTTATTTTCGTCAGCATCAACTCATAAAGGAATTAAACATGGTTTATGAGACCGAGCCTGGTAATTTTGGAAAAATCGCTGAGCTCATGCAAAAAATGCAAGAATGTGGTCAACCGCCAAATGATATTGTGAAAGAGCTTGCTCCTGATTTTGATACATCAACTTTTAACCAGCT ATCACCAGAAATGCTTGATTCTCAGGGAAACTGCTGCATAATGTGA